A window of the Gossypium hirsutum isolate 1008001.06 chromosome A05, Gossypium_hirsutum_v2.1, whole genome shotgun sequence genome harbors these coding sequences:
- the LOC107959245 gene encoding calmodulin-7: MADQLTDDQISEFKEAFSLFDKDGDGCITTKELGTVMRSLGQNPTEAELQDMINEVDADGNGTIDFPEFLNLMARKMKDTDSEEELKEAFRVFDKDQNGFISAAELRHVMTNLGEKLTDEEVDEMIREADVDGDGQINYEEFVKVMMAK; the protein is encoded by the exons ATGGCCGATCAACTTACGGACGATCAGATCTCTGAGTTCAAGGAGGCTTTCAGCCTCTTTGACAAGGATGGCGATG GTTGCATTACTACCAAGGAGCTGGGGACTGTGATGCGGTCACTTGGTCAGAACCCTACTGAGGCAGAACTCCAAGATATGATCAATGAAGTTGATGCTGATGGAAATGGGACCATTGATTTTCCTGAATTCCTTAACCTAATGGCAAGGAAGATGAAGGATACTGATTCCGAGGAAGAACTTAAAGAGGCTTTCAGGGTGTTTGACAAGGACCAGAATGGTTTCATATCTGCTGCTGAGCTTCGCCATGTCATGACAAATCTCGGTGAGAAGCTTACAGATGAGGAAGTTGATGAGATGATCCGTGAAGCTGATGTTGATGGTGATGGGCAGATCAACTATGAGGAGTTCGTCAAAGTCATGATGGCCAAGTAA
- the LOC107959244 gene encoding protein RESTRICTED TEV MOVEMENT 2 has translation MALNPQPAYENLEVYTEWVHETAEDTLNAYLHGFRKEQLKVQLTSGGNLRISGEKPIGDNKFSRFSKEFSIPSNCDPNKIRANYKGSMLQVKFPKQIVPADEKPEKVKAVAEVPNPKPDHKPADVPEKQNKAVQEGHPQTTLEKQTGDDSNTDGVAKEAGKVSEKTPDKQEEMEDQRHASNGADHRLMEKSSSASEKPVDSALRAAQRGIVYKQVVEGLAKGVKDPRKVMNMVLAVLLVVVLAVYLRNAIMSLGNY, from the exons ATGGCTTTGAATCCCCAGCCTGCTTATGAAAATTTGGAGGTTTACACTGAATGGGTTCATGAAACTGCAgaggacactttaaatgcataTCTTCATG GGTTTAGGAAGGAGCAGCTTAAAGTTCAACTGACCAGTGGGGGAAACTTGAGGATATCTGGAGAAAAACCAATTGGTGACAACAAATTCAGCCGTTTCTCCAAGGAATTCTCCATCCCATCAAATTGTGACCCGAACAAAATCAGAGCAAATTACAAGGGTAGTATGCTTCAGGTTAAGTTCCCGAAACAGATTGTTCCAGCCGATGAGAAGCCGGAAAAAGTAAAAGCGGTGGCCGAAGTTCCGAACCCGAAGCCTGATCATAAGCCTGCAGATGTGCCGGAGAAACAAAACAAGGCAGTTCAAGAAGGTCATCCCCAGACCACCCTGGAAAAACAAACAGGTGATGATTCAAATACAGATGGGGTAGCCAAGGAGGCTGGCAAAGTTTCAGAGAAAACACCAGACAAACAAGAAGAAATGGAAGATCAAAGGCATGCATCTAATGGAGCTGATCACAGACTTATGGAGAAGAGTAGCTCAGCCAGTGAAAAGCCTGTTGATTCTGCCCTACGTGCTGCTCAAAGAGGGATCGTTTATAAACAAGTTGTTGAGGGCTTGGCCAAGGGGGTGAAGGATCCAAGAAAAGTTATGAACATGGTTTTGGCTGTTTTATTGGTCGTGGTGCTTGCAGTTTATCTTAGAAATGCGATCATGTCTCTTGGGAACTACTAG